A stretch of the Chitinophaga sp. Cy-1792 genome encodes the following:
- a CDS encoding ORF6N domain-containing protein, with translation MQQKNEELLFSDEVLISKIFYIRGHKVMLDRDLAGLFDVKPIRLREQVKRNLERFPENFMLQLTVEEVDTMVSQFAIPSKSHMGGHNPYVFY, from the coding sequence ATGCAACAGAAGAATGAAGAATTATTATTTTCAGATGAGGTATTAATTAGTAAGATATTCTACATCAGGGGGCATAAGGTAATGCTGGACCGTGATTTGGCCGGCCTTTTTGATGTAAAACCCATAAGATTAAGAGAACAGGTAAAGCGTAATTTGGAACGTTTTCCAGAAAACTTTATGCTGCAATTAACAGTAGAAGAAGTAGATACTATGGTATCGCAATTTGCGATACCATCTAAAAGCCATATGGGGGGGCATAATCCATATGTTTTTTACTGA
- a CDS encoding cysteine desulfurase family protein has translation MERIYFDNAATTSLDPAVLEAMLPYMTEKFGNPSSIYSYGRESRLGIENARKSVAKTLNAHPGEIFFTSGGTEASNTAINAAIKDLGCKHIISSPIEHHATLHTVEHLHHDGVALSFVKLLPDGHIDLENLRELLAGSKERSLVTLMHANNEIGNLLDIQAVGALCKEFDAIFHSDTVQTVGHYPFDLRNTPVHFITGAGHKFHGPKGVGILYINENVKIKPFIQGGSQERNMRAGTENLYGIIGFAKALELATAHYEEHSKHINDVRMYMAEQLQQQIPGVTFNGDLYGRSLYTVLNASFPKTEKSEMILFNLDINGICASGGSACTSGADAGSHVIRSISSNPNQIAVRFSFSKNNTKAEVDTVIAKLKELI, from the coding sequence TTGGAAAGAATATATTTTGACAACGCGGCTACCACGTCGCTTGATCCGGCAGTGCTGGAAGCTATGCTGCCTTACATGACCGAAAAATTCGGAAACCCGTCTTCCATCTATTCCTATGGTAGAGAATCCAGATTGGGTATTGAGAATGCACGTAAATCCGTAGCAAAAACGCTGAATGCTCATCCGGGCGAAATCTTCTTTACCTCCGGTGGTACTGAAGCCAGCAACACTGCTATCAATGCAGCGATTAAAGATCTGGGATGTAAACACATCATTTCCTCTCCGATCGAACACCACGCTACATTGCATACGGTAGAGCACCTGCACCACGACGGTGTTGCACTCTCTTTCGTAAAATTGCTGCCAGACGGTCATATCGACCTGGAAAATCTGCGCGAACTGCTGGCCGGTTCCAAGGAAAGATCACTGGTTACTTTAATGCATGCCAACAACGAAATTGGTAACCTGCTTGATATCCAGGCTGTAGGCGCACTGTGCAAAGAGTTTGATGCTATCTTCCATTCCGACACCGTTCAAACCGTAGGTCACTATCCGTTTGATCTGCGTAACACACCGGTTCACTTTATCACCGGTGCAGGTCACAAATTCCACGGTCCTAAAGGTGTTGGTATCCTTTACATCAACGAAAACGTGAAAATTAAGCCTTTCATCCAGGGTGGCAGCCAGGAACGTAACATGCGCGCAGGTACCGAAAACCTGTACGGCATCATCGGTTTCGCAAAAGCACTGGAACTGGCTACTGCTCACTACGAAGAGCATAGCAAACATATCAACGACGTACGTATGTACATGGCAGAACAGCTGCAGCAGCAGATTCCGGGCGTTACCTTCAATGGTGACCTCTACGGACGCAGCCTGTACACCGTACTGAATGCTTCTTTCCCTAAAACGGAGAAAAGCGAAATGATCCTCTTCAACCTGGACATCAACGGTATCTGCGCCTCCGGCGGTAGTGCCTGTACTTCCGGTGCTGACGCAGGTTCCCACGTAATCCGCTCTATCAGCAGCAATCCTAACCAGATCGCCGTACGTTTCTCCTTCTCTAAAAATAATACCAAAGCAGAAGTTGATACCGTTATCGCCAAACTGAAAGAATTAATCTGA
- a CDS encoding LytTR family DNA-binding domain-containing protein, whose amino-acid sequence MIKCIAVDDEPLALEIIEDYIRRVPFLSLEGKFENAATALRYLQDEPVDLVFLDIKMPDITGIQFLKSLKHPPMVVFTTAYGEYALDGFELDVVDYLLKPVPFERFLKAAAKARELMAANQQKSTPVAEAAWLNDYIFIKTEYKIIKINLEDILFIEALKDYTKIYTQVQPVLTLRSLKSFETRLPADKFIRVHRSYLVSLNKINSVEKNTVMIANQSIPISDGYRDRFYDVINKNS is encoded by the coding sequence ATGATTAAGTGTATTGCAGTCGACGACGAGCCATTAGCGCTGGAGATCATTGAGGATTATATCCGTCGTGTACCGTTTTTGTCACTGGAAGGTAAATTTGAAAATGCAGCAACCGCCCTGCGTTATTTGCAGGATGAACCTGTGGACCTGGTTTTTCTGGATATCAAGATGCCGGATATTACAGGTATTCAGTTTCTCAAATCCCTCAAACACCCGCCAATGGTGGTGTTTACCACAGCCTACGGTGAGTATGCCCTGGATGGCTTCGAACTGGACGTGGTCGACTATCTCCTGAAACCCGTTCCATTTGAGCGTTTCCTGAAAGCTGCTGCCAAAGCCCGTGAACTGATGGCTGCCAATCAGCAGAAATCTACGCCAGTGGCCGAAGCAGCATGGCTCAATGACTATATATTCATCAAAACTGAATATAAAATCATTAAAATCAATCTGGAGGATATCCTCTTCATCGAAGCACTGAAAGACTATACGAAGATCTATACTCAAGTGCAGCCTGTGCTTACCCTGCGCAGTCTGAAATCCTTTGAAACCAGGCTCCCGGCGGATAAATTCATCCGTGTTCACCGCTCATACCTGGTTTCGCTCAATAAAATAAATTCTGTTGAGAAAAATACGGTGATGATCGCCAACCAGTCCATACCTATCTCTGATGGCTACCGCGACCGGTTTTATGATGTCATTAACAAAAATTCTTAA
- the glmM gene encoding phosphoglucosamine mutase, translating to MALIKSISGIRGTIGGRPGEGLSPVDVVKFTAAYGTWLSRHTDNRKVVIGRDGRISGEMVKNLVVSTLNALGIDVVDLGLSTTPTVEVAVTMEKAAGGIILTASHNPKEWNALKLLNSQGEFISGEDGAQLLEIAASEDFNFVDVTKLGTYTQDDSYLQKHIDQVVNYPLVDVEAIRNRNFKVVVDAVNSTGAIFVPALLKALGVEQVDVLFGEVTGKFSHNPEPLPENLTALSNEVNKTKADLGIAVDPDVDRLCFVCEDGSMFGEEYTLVAVADYILSKRKGNTVSNLSSTRALKDVTLKHGGTYAPSAVGEVNVVKKMKEVNAVIGGEGNGGIIVPDTHYGRDALIGIGLFLTHLANSGKSIKALRNSYPDYFISKNKIELDKGVDVQTIFEKIKGKYKNQPINTEDGLKIEFETDWVHLRTSNTEPIIRIYAESQNETTADNIAKRIMQDIKEFMH from the coding sequence GTGGCACTGATCAAATCGATATCCGGTATACGCGGAACCATAGGCGGCAGGCCCGGAGAGGGACTTTCTCCAGTTGATGTAGTAAAATTCACAGCGGCTTACGGCACCTGGCTAAGCAGGCATACTGACAACCGTAAGGTGGTAATCGGCCGTGATGGCCGAATCTCCGGTGAAATGGTGAAAAACCTGGTAGTTTCTACCCTGAATGCATTAGGTATTGACGTGGTAGACCTTGGTTTATCCACTACGCCAACTGTAGAAGTAGCAGTAACAATGGAAAAAGCTGCTGGTGGTATTATCCTCACCGCCAGCCATAACCCTAAAGAGTGGAACGCACTCAAACTCCTCAACAGCCAGGGTGAATTCATCTCCGGCGAAGACGGAGCACAGCTCCTGGAAATAGCTGCCAGTGAAGACTTCAACTTCGTTGATGTTACCAAATTAGGCACCTATACCCAGGACGACAGCTACCTTCAGAAACATATCGACCAGGTGGTAAACTATCCACTGGTAGATGTGGAAGCTATCAGAAACCGCAATTTCAAAGTGGTGGTAGATGCGGTGAATTCCACTGGCGCTATCTTTGTTCCTGCGCTGCTGAAAGCTTTAGGCGTAGAACAGGTAGATGTTCTTTTCGGGGAAGTAACCGGTAAATTCAGTCATAACCCTGAACCATTACCGGAAAACCTGACTGCACTTTCCAACGAAGTAAATAAAACCAAAGCGGATCTTGGTATTGCCGTAGATCCTGATGTAGATCGTCTGTGCTTTGTTTGCGAAGATGGTAGCATGTTTGGTGAAGAATACACGCTGGTAGCAGTAGCTGATTACATACTCAGTAAACGTAAAGGCAATACCGTTTCCAACCTTTCTTCTACCCGTGCACTGAAGGATGTCACCCTGAAACATGGCGGCACCTACGCTCCTTCTGCTGTTGGAGAAGTAAACGTAGTAAAGAAAATGAAAGAAGTGAATGCGGTAATCGGTGGTGAAGGTAACGGTGGCATCATCGTTCCTGATACACATTATGGCCGTGATGCACTGATCGGTATTGGTCTGTTCCTCACCCACCTGGCAAACAGCGGCAAGAGCATCAAAGCGCTTCGCAACAGCTACCCGGACTATTTTATCTCTAAAAATAAAATTGAACTGGACAAAGGTGTAGACGTTCAAACTATCTTCGAAAAAATTAAAGGCAAATACAAAAATCAGCCTATTAATACAGAAGATGGTCTGAAAATCGAGTTCGAAACAGACTGGGTACATCTCCGTACTTCCAATACTGAGCCTATTATCCGTATTTATGCAGAGTCTCAGAATGAAACTACTGCTGATAATATTGCGAAAAGGATTATGCAGGATATTAAAGAATTCATGCATTAA
- a CDS encoding sensor histidine kinase produces MPNFKQLIRYRPFIISLHVLGWACFLFLPFFIYRIQILHTGFFLKELIDNLILIGLFYLNIYVLIPRFFNQKKIAVYLSYIILLIVFITVQQVALDYYMLGSRFSRPGIALRMDKKIHKPGVTIAQPGSFKFRDNLPPGPGPQPMQPLTAMPDEGVPQLNAAAPDSMNFPVPRRFRMMEMGIRPSFWEFLLFPEVLRRSGFFALLMLFMSGFIKIAQEWFKSEKQREELKVEKLNAELKFLKSQINPHFLFNCLNTIYSLAHKRSDQTEHAILKLSTIMRYMIYESNEAKVLLEHELKYLADYIDIQRLRLPKDINIVYDITGDPEKLLIEPMLLVPFVENAFKHGISYAEDSFINIDIAIAENMIRLIVTNSHFKERVAERGGIGLQNVEKRLELLYPDDHTLDIQDNGNLFIVDLKLLLKK; encoded by the coding sequence ATGCCAAATTTCAAACAGCTCATTAGGTATCGTCCGTTTATTATCAGCCTGCACGTTTTAGGGTGGGCCTGCTTCCTGTTTCTGCCATTTTTTATCTACAGAATACAGATCCTGCACACCGGTTTTTTTCTGAAAGAACTCATTGATAACCTGATCCTTATCGGATTATTCTACCTGAATATCTACGTGCTGATACCCAGGTTCTTCAACCAGAAAAAAATCGCGGTATACCTGAGCTATATCATCTTACTGATTGTATTTATCACGGTACAGCAGGTAGCCTTAGACTACTACATGCTGGGAAGCCGGTTCAGCCGTCCGGGCATTGCACTGCGGATGGATAAAAAAATTCATAAGCCAGGCGTAACTATTGCTCAACCTGGTTCGTTTAAGTTCAGGGATAACCTTCCCCCCGGGCCAGGGCCGCAGCCTATGCAACCACTGACCGCCATGCCCGATGAAGGAGTGCCTCAATTGAATGCTGCCGCTCCTGATAGTATGAATTTCCCGGTTCCAAGGCGGTTCCGGATGATGGAAATGGGGATTCGCCCCTCTTTCTGGGAATTTTTGCTTTTCCCGGAAGTTTTAAGAAGATCAGGATTTTTTGCCCTGCTCATGTTGTTTATGAGCGGTTTTATAAAGATTGCACAGGAATGGTTCAAAAGCGAAAAGCAGCGGGAGGAGCTGAAAGTAGAGAAATTAAACGCTGAATTAAAATTTTTAAAGTCGCAGATTAATCCTCACTTCCTTTTTAACTGTCTAAACACCATCTATTCGCTGGCACATAAGCGGTCTGATCAGACAGAACACGCCATCCTGAAGCTTTCGACCATCATGCGGTACATGATCTATGAATCAAATGAAGCGAAGGTCTTATTGGAACATGAACTGAAATATCTGGCAGATTACATTGATATTCAGCGTTTAAGACTACCAAAAGATATAAATATAGTATATGATATTACCGGAGACCCGGAAAAACTCCTGATAGAACCTATGCTATTGGTGCCTTTTGTGGAGAATGCATTTAAACACGGTATTAGCTATGCCGAAGACTCTTTTATAAATATAGATATTGCTATTGCTGAAAATATGATCCGACTTATTGTTACAAACAGCCATTTCAAGGAAAGAGTGGCGGAAAGGGGAGGAATTGGTTTGCAGAATGTAGAGAAAAGACTGGAGTTATTATATCCGGATGACCATACCCTGGATATCCAGGATAATGGAAATTTATTTATTGTTGATCTTAAATTGTTGCTGAAAAAATGA
- a CDS encoding DUF4907 domain-containing protein yields MTDKRNYLFIASFIVLIAAVAWRFKSHHQPETKPGDMLAVEVVPFQAHGGWGYKVNVDGKTYINQDIIPGIPGNQAFQSKDDAVKVGNVVMNKLTSHKIPSISEAELKELHVQF; encoded by the coding sequence ATGACTGATAAACGTAATTACCTCTTCATTGCCAGCTTTATTGTGCTGATTGCCGCTGTGGCATGGCGTTTCAAAAGCCACCACCAGCCTGAAACAAAGCCCGGTGATATGCTGGCCGTGGAAGTAGTTCCTTTCCAGGCACATGGAGGATGGGGCTACAAGGTGAATGTGGACGGGAAAACTTATATCAATCAGGATATAATCCCTGGAATCCCCGGAAACCAGGCTTTCCAATCCAAAGATGACGCTGTAAAAGTGGGTAATGTGGTGATGAATAAATTAACCAGTCACAAAATCCCTTCTATCAGCGAAGCAGAACTAAAAGAATTGCACGTTCAATTTTAA